In Alicyclobacillus macrosporangiidus CPP55, a single window of DNA contains:
- a CDS encoding YjhG/YagF family D-xylonate dehydratase, giving the protein MQEKTGSLARVIGSTDTAQYQIQTKARGPAGQLPLTPEMLLNEPSGNLFGWTQNVGMGWNPSRLHGRQVLILSTQGGIRAEDGTPIALGYHTGHWEVGLLARAAAEEVKAADGVPFAGYVSDPCDGRSQGTAGMFDSLPYRNDAAMVMRRLIRSLPTRHAVIGVATCDKGLPAMMIALASTHHLPCVLAPGGVTLPAEEGEDAGKVQTIGARYAHGEISLEEAAEVGCRACATPGGGCQFLGTAATSQVVAEALGIAVPHSALAPSGQPIWLEIGRQSARAALQLLELGWTTRDILTDAAIENAMVVHAAFGGSTNLLLHIPAIAHAAGCRVPEVADWIRVNREVPRLVSVLPNGPEYHPTVRAFLAGGVPEVMLHLRRLGVIDTSVKTVAGVTLGDVLDWWEDSERRHAVRARLKEADGIDPDDVIMSPDRARARGLTSTVTFPVGNIAPEGSVIKSTAIDPSVVDADGVYRHRGRAKVFTSERDAIAAIKRGDIQAGDVMVLAGRGPSGTGMEETYQLTSALKHLPFGKHVCLITDARFSGVSTGACIGHVGPEALAGGPIGKLRDGDWIEVEIDLNRLEGRVNFVGDGDEPGTPADGDAILARRDPHPGLCPDPDLPDDTRLWAALQNVSGGTWRGAVYDVDRIIQALEAGKKALGW; this is encoded by the coding sequence ATGCAGGAGAAGACGGGTTCCCTGGCACGGGTGATCGGTTCAACGGATACAGCGCAATACCAGATTCAGACGAAAGCACGCGGCCCGGCAGGGCAGCTGCCGCTGACGCCGGAGATGTTATTGAATGAACCGAGCGGAAACCTGTTTGGCTGGACGCAGAACGTCGGGATGGGGTGGAACCCGTCGCGGCTGCACGGCCGGCAGGTGTTGATCCTGAGTACGCAGGGCGGGATACGGGCGGAGGACGGGACGCCTATCGCACTCGGGTACCACACCGGCCACTGGGAGGTGGGCTTGTTGGCCCGGGCGGCGGCGGAGGAGGTCAAGGCCGCCGACGGGGTGCCGTTCGCGGGGTACGTGAGCGATCCGTGCGACGGGCGATCCCAGGGCACAGCGGGCATGTTTGACTCGCTGCCGTACCGCAACGACGCGGCGATGGTGATGCGCCGGCTGATCCGATCGCTGCCGACGCGCCACGCGGTGATCGGGGTGGCCACCTGCGACAAGGGGCTGCCGGCGATGATGATCGCGCTGGCCTCCACGCACCACCTGCCCTGTGTACTGGCACCGGGCGGGGTGACGCTGCCCGCCGAAGAGGGAGAGGACGCGGGCAAGGTGCAGACCATCGGGGCGCGTTACGCCCACGGCGAGATCTCCCTCGAGGAGGCGGCGGAGGTGGGGTGCCGGGCGTGCGCGACGCCGGGCGGGGGCTGCCAGTTCCTCGGCACGGCGGCGACCAGCCAGGTGGTGGCGGAAGCCCTCGGTATCGCGGTTCCACACTCGGCGCTGGCGCCGTCCGGGCAGCCGATTTGGCTCGAGATCGGACGTCAGTCGGCGCGCGCCGCCCTGCAGTTACTGGAGCTCGGCTGGACGACGCGGGACATCCTGACGGACGCGGCCATCGAGAACGCGATGGTGGTGCACGCGGCGTTCGGCGGATCGACCAATCTGTTGCTGCACATCCCGGCCATCGCGCACGCGGCTGGCTGCCGGGTGCCGGAGGTGGCCGATTGGATCCGGGTCAACCGGGAGGTGCCGCGGTTGGTGAGCGTCCTGCCGAACGGGCCGGAGTACCACCCGACGGTGCGGGCTTTCCTCGCCGGCGGGGTTCCCGAGGTGATGCTGCACCTGCGGAGGCTCGGCGTGATCGACACGTCGGTCAAGACCGTGGCCGGCGTGACGCTGGGCGACGTGCTCGACTGGTGGGAGGACTCGGAGCGCAGGCATGCGGTGCGGGCGCGGTTGAAGGAGGCCGACGGGATCGATCCGGACGATGTCATCATGAGCCCTGACCGTGCGCGGGCGCGCGGCCTCACGTCGACGGTGACGTTCCCGGTGGGCAACATCGCACCGGAGGGGTCGGTGATCAAGTCTACCGCTATCGATCCGTCGGTGGTCGACGCGGACGGCGTCTACCGCCATCGGGGCCGGGCGAAGGTGTTCACGTCGGAGCGGGATGCGATCGCGGCCATCAAACGGGGCGACATCCAGGCGGGCGACGTCATGGTGCTGGCCGGGCGCGGGCCGTCGGGCACGGGGATGGAGGAGACGTACCAGCTCACGTCGGCCTTGAAGCACCTGCCCTTCGGCAAGCATGTGTGCCTCATCACCGACGCGCGCTTCTCGGGCGTGTCGACCGGCGCCTGCATCGGCCACGTGGGGCCGGAGGCCCTGGCGGGCGGGCCCATCGGGAAGCTGCGCGACGGCGATTGGATTGAGGTGGAGATTGACCTGAACCGCCTCGAGGGACGGGTGAACTTCGTCGGCGACGGGGACGAACCGGGGACGCCAGCGGATGGGGACGCGATTTTGGCGCGCCGCGACCCGCACCCGGGG
- a CDS encoding quinone oxidoreductase family protein, whose product MRAVVVSRLGGPDVLEVVEQPVPEPGPGEVRIRVAAASVNFADVKARYGKYHHAGEPPFVPGIDLAGTIDAVGEGVTGLAVGQRVMAFPKGGAYSEYALAPAALAYPVPDGVDLETAAALATVGVTAYELLTKVARLQPGESVLVHAAAGGVGTVALQLAKILGAGQVIGTVGSDGKAEHARRYGADVVINYSAGGFADTVLAATDGRGADVILDAVGGPAFADNLRCLARFGRLAVYGNAGGAYGQVDTAELHNTCRSVLGYSMGTTRRFRPEALRASAERVLELVATGRLQVPVCGRYPLERAAEAHTVMENRGTLGKVLLVMA is encoded by the coding sequence ATGAGAGCCGTGGTGGTATCCCGATTGGGCGGACCGGATGTGTTGGAAGTGGTCGAGCAGCCGGTGCCAGAGCCCGGGCCTGGCGAGGTGCGGATCCGGGTGGCGGCGGCGAGCGTGAATTTTGCGGACGTGAAGGCGCGCTACGGGAAATATCATCACGCTGGGGAGCCGCCGTTCGTGCCGGGGATCGATCTCGCGGGCACCATCGACGCCGTCGGCGAAGGGGTGACCGGGCTGGCCGTTGGCCAGCGGGTGATGGCGTTCCCGAAGGGCGGTGCCTACAGCGAGTACGCGCTGGCGCCGGCGGCGCTGGCGTATCCCGTGCCGGACGGGGTGGACCTGGAGACCGCCGCGGCGCTGGCGACGGTCGGCGTGACGGCCTACGAGCTGTTGACGAAGGTGGCGCGGCTGCAACCGGGCGAGTCGGTCCTGGTGCACGCCGCCGCGGGCGGCGTCGGGACGGTGGCGCTGCAGCTGGCGAAGATCCTCGGCGCCGGGCAGGTCATCGGCACGGTGGGCAGCGACGGGAAGGCGGAGCACGCCCGCCGCTATGGGGCGGATGTGGTGATCAACTACTCGGCGGGCGGCTTCGCCGATACGGTGCTGGCGGCGACGGACGGGCGCGGCGCCGACGTGATCCTCGACGCAGTGGGAGGGCCGGCGTTTGCCGACAACCTGCGCTGCCTGGCGCGGTTCGGACGCCTGGCGGTGTACGGGAATGCCGGCGGCGCGTACGGGCAGGTGGACACCGCGGAGCTGCACAACACCTGTCGGTCGGTGCTGGGTTACAGCATGGGCACGACCCGCCGGTTCCGACCAGAGGCGCTGCGGGCTTCGGCGGAGCGGGTGTTGGAACTGGTGGCCACGGGGCGGCTGCAGGTGCCGGTGTGCGGACGGTATCCGCTGGAGCGGGCGGCAGAGGCGCACACCGTGATGGAGAACCGCGGGACGCTCGGGAAGGTGCTGCTGGTGATGGCGTAG
- a CDS encoding NAD-dependent protein deacylase: protein MKNELETLKTWLADSRRITVLTGAGMSTESGIPDFRSEQGVWQDETLLEAMTDHHLRNDPEDFWPKYKRTFLRPEYLRAMPNDGHLALARLEGQGKEVTVITQNVDGLHQLAGSTRVWEVHGSARLARCPRCGSEYGLAHILAEDVPRCTWEDAKGAVCGRVLHPDTVLFGQPVRHYDEALYAVRACDLLLVIGTSLTVEPVASLPKFADRASTRIVLVNLDETGFDPHAHLVIRAKAGEVLRQAVLEGGAATA, encoded by the coding sequence ATGAAGAACGAGCTGGAGACGCTGAAGACGTGGTTGGCGGACAGCCGCCGGATCACCGTACTGACCGGGGCCGGCATGAGCACCGAATCCGGCATCCCTGATTTTCGATCCGAACAAGGCGTCTGGCAGGACGAGACGCTCCTCGAAGCGATGACCGACCATCACCTGCGCAACGACCCCGAGGATTTCTGGCCCAAATACAAGCGCACCTTCCTGCGCCCCGAATACCTCCGCGCCATGCCCAACGACGGCCACCTGGCCTTGGCCCGGTTGGAGGGCCAAGGCAAAGAGGTGACCGTGATCACGCAAAACGTCGACGGCTTACATCAACTGGCAGGCAGTACGCGGGTGTGGGAAGTTCACGGCAGCGCCCGGCTGGCACGCTGTCCCCGGTGCGGATCGGAGTATGGCCTCGCGCACATCCTCGCCGAGGACGTACCCCGGTGCACCTGGGAGGATGCCAAAGGCGCCGTCTGCGGACGCGTGCTGCACCCGGATACGGTCTTATTCGGCCAGCCGGTGCGCCACTACGATGAGGCCCTATACGCCGTCCGCGCCTGCGACCTGCTGCTCGTGATCGGCACCTCCCTGACCGTGGAGCCCGTCGCCAGCCTGCCCAAGTTCGCAGACCGCGCGTCGACCCGGATTGTCCTCGTCAACCTGGACGAAACCGGCTTCGATCCACACGCACATCTGGTCATCCGCGCCAAGGCCGGCGAGGTGCTGCGCCAGGCTGTCCTGGAAGGCGGAGCGGCGACCGCCTGA
- a CDS encoding GNAT family N-acetyltransferase, which produces MARVILRDGRVAELREARDDERDRTLIRDLFRRASPDSLYLRFFHMVREVSDEAIGGMVQGRGPDGLSLLCVAGDRALGIGTYTPVDEDTAEVAFLVDDELQGKGLGTLLLEHLAQRAWRHGFTRFEAYVLAENQKMLDVFHSSGYEVKRRLEYNQYHLVLPLGETERSRALKEAREKLATAASLHPFFRPRTVAVIGASRDPDSLGHLLLRNVIAGNFRGVVYPVNPHAEAVAGVKAYPSVGEVPDRIDLAVIAVPAGQVLPVVDDCVEAGVRAVTILSSGFAEQGEEGRALQDAVVGRLRAAGCRLIGPNCLGLLTTDPDVRLNASFAPHPLRRGRLAIASHSGGLGVAILEYAERAGIGVSSFVSLGNKADVSGNDVLQYWEDDPATDLVVLYLESFGNPRKFSRIARRVTRRKPVLVVKSARTPAGAMVSEARAAAAQASDSAVEALFQQTGILRMDTLQELFDAAVLLAFAPLPKGRRVAVVTNSAGGAVIAVDALRREGLEFVSPLIDLGFEALAEGYRLVLPQVLRDPEVDAVLVLFVPVGSRDEQAVAQAIQDAIREAAGAAPTAGRAAAGAGEAKPVIATFLTTGEYMVRTLDAGVQRVPVYPFPEQAVRALAKAVQYAEYRAKTPGRIPDLAGIACDTARQRIRAAQGEDARWLSAEEAYAVLACAGIVAEADEADQVEERAGSPVLVLGIDVDPLFGPLVFARRADSPEPTWDPEGIRPPRTCVRLVPITDLDAREMAGVLMNADDPGADLLPDLLLRLSRLADEVPEVLSVRALARWTGRAWRVRDVRLQAAGRSGT; this is translated from the coding sequence ATGGCGCGGGTGATTCTGCGCGACGGCCGGGTGGCGGAACTGAGGGAGGCGCGGGATGACGAACGGGATCGAACGCTCATCCGCGATCTCTTTCGGCGCGCCTCGCCGGATTCGCTGTACCTCCGGTTTTTCCACATGGTGCGGGAGGTCAGCGACGAGGCCATCGGCGGCATGGTGCAGGGGCGAGGCCCGGACGGGCTGTCGCTGCTGTGCGTGGCGGGCGATCGCGCGCTCGGCATCGGCACCTACACCCCGGTGGACGAAGACACGGCCGAGGTGGCCTTCCTGGTGGACGACGAGCTGCAGGGCAAGGGGCTCGGGACACTCCTGCTCGAGCACCTGGCGCAGCGGGCGTGGCGGCACGGGTTCACCCGTTTCGAGGCGTACGTGCTGGCGGAGAACCAGAAGATGCTGGATGTGTTCCACTCGAGCGGCTACGAGGTGAAACGGCGGCTGGAATACAACCAGTACCACCTGGTGCTGCCGCTCGGGGAGACGGAGCGATCACGCGCCCTCAAGGAGGCCCGCGAGAAGCTGGCGACGGCCGCGTCGCTGCACCCGTTCTTCCGGCCGCGCACGGTCGCGGTGATCGGCGCCTCGCGGGACCCGGACAGCCTTGGGCACCTGTTGTTGCGCAACGTGATCGCAGGGAATTTTCGCGGCGTCGTGTATCCCGTCAATCCCCACGCGGAGGCGGTGGCCGGGGTCAAGGCGTATCCATCGGTGGGGGAGGTGCCGGATCGGATCGATCTCGCCGTCATCGCCGTACCCGCCGGCCAGGTGCTGCCGGTGGTGGACGACTGCGTCGAGGCAGGGGTGCGCGCCGTCACCATCCTCTCGTCCGGGTTCGCGGAACAGGGGGAGGAGGGCCGGGCCCTGCAGGACGCGGTGGTCGGCCGCCTTCGCGCGGCCGGGTGCCGGCTCATCGGACCCAACTGCCTGGGTTTGTTGACGACCGATCCGGACGTCCGTCTGAACGCCAGCTTCGCCCCGCATCCCCTGCGGCGCGGGAGACTGGCCATCGCAAGCCACTCTGGCGGGCTCGGCGTGGCCATCCTGGAGTACGCCGAGCGGGCGGGTATCGGCGTGTCGAGCTTCGTCAGCCTCGGCAACAAGGCGGACGTCTCGGGCAACGATGTCCTGCAGTACTGGGAGGACGATCCCGCCACCGACCTGGTGGTCCTCTACCTGGAGTCGTTCGGAAACCCGCGCAAGTTCTCCCGCATCGCCCGGCGGGTGACGCGGCGCAAACCGGTGCTGGTGGTCAAGAGCGCGCGCACGCCGGCCGGAGCGATGGTGTCGGAGGCGCGCGCCGCTGCGGCGCAGGCGAGCGACTCGGCGGTGGAGGCGCTGTTCCAACAGACGGGTATCCTGCGGATGGACACGCTGCAGGAGCTGTTCGACGCCGCGGTGTTGCTGGCGTTTGCGCCCCTGCCGAAGGGCCGACGGGTGGCTGTGGTGACCAACTCGGCGGGCGGCGCGGTCATCGCCGTGGACGCCCTGCGCCGGGAGGGGCTCGAGTTCGTGTCGCCCCTCATCGATCTCGGGTTCGAGGCCTTGGCGGAAGGGTACCGCCTGGTGTTGCCGCAGGTCCTGCGCGATCCGGAGGTGGACGCGGTGCTGGTCCTGTTTGTCCCGGTCGGGTCCCGGGACGAGCAGGCGGTCGCCCAGGCGATTCAGGACGCCATCCGAGAGGCGGCGGGGGCCGCCCCGACTGCAGGGAGGGCTGCGGCGGGGGCGGGCGAGGCCAAGCCCGTGATCGCGACCTTCCTCACGACGGGCGAGTACATGGTGCGGACCTTAGACGCGGGCGTGCAGCGGGTGCCGGTGTATCCGTTCCCGGAGCAGGCGGTGCGGGCCTTGGCGAAAGCGGTGCAGTACGCGGAGTACCGGGCCAAAACACCGGGGCGCATTCCAGACCTCGCGGGGATCGCGTGCGATACGGCGCGCCAGCGGATACGGGCGGCGCAGGGCGAGGATGCGCGCTGGCTCAGCGCGGAAGAGGCCTACGCGGTTTTGGCTTGCGCGGGCATCGTGGCGGAGGCGGACGAGGCGGATCAAGTGGAGGAGAGGGCTGGGAGCCCTGTGCTGGTGCTGGGGATCGATGTCGATCCGCTGTTCGGCCCCCTGGTCTTCGCCCGCCGGGCAGATTCGCCGGAGCCCACGTGGGATCCGGAGGGGATCCGGCCTCCGCGCACGTGCGTGCGCCTCGTCCCCATCACCGACCTGGACGCGCGTGAGATGGCCGGTGTGTTAATGAATGCGGACGATCCCGGTGCCGACCTGCTCCCCGATCTCCTGCTGCGCCTGTCACGACTGGCGGATGAGGTCCCGGAGGTACTGTCTGTGCGTGCGCTGGCGAGGTGGACCGGTCGCGCGTGGCGCGTCCGGGACGTGCGGCTTCAGGCGGCCGGCCGGAGCGGGACCTGA